A DNA window from Streptomyces canus contains the following coding sequences:
- a CDS encoding TIM barrel protein has product MPGFPWDTAAEQRFNVNLSILFTELPLLERPAAAAAAGFTAVELWWPWIDTPTPARSELDALKKAVEDADVQLTGLNFYAGRLPGPDRGALSVPGEESERFRANIDVAAGFAGSLGATALNALYGNRVEGVDPAEQDALALENLVLAARAADRIGAILLIEALNKPESPLYPLVSAPAAVGIVDKVNDATGLGNAKFLMDLYHLSMNGEDLPAVIEEFTPRTGHVQIADNPGRGAPGTGSLPLEDLLDQLRKAGYDGWVGLEYKPGDRPSAEAFDWLPR; this is encoded by the coding sequence ATGCCAGGTTTTCCATGGGACACAGCCGCAGAGCAGCGCTTCAACGTCAACCTGTCGATCCTCTTCACGGAACTCCCGCTCCTGGAGCGCCCCGCGGCAGCCGCCGCGGCCGGATTCACCGCGGTCGAGCTGTGGTGGCCCTGGATCGACACCCCCACCCCTGCGCGGTCCGAGCTCGACGCCCTGAAGAAGGCGGTCGAGGACGCGGACGTCCAGCTCACGGGCCTGAACTTCTACGCCGGCCGGCTGCCGGGCCCCGACCGCGGCGCCCTGTCCGTCCCCGGCGAGGAGTCGGAGCGGTTCCGCGCCAACATCGACGTGGCCGCCGGCTTCGCCGGATCGCTCGGCGCCACGGCGCTCAACGCCCTGTACGGCAACCGCGTCGAGGGCGTGGACCCGGCCGAGCAGGACGCGCTCGCGCTGGAGAACCTGGTCCTCGCGGCCCGCGCCGCCGACCGGATCGGCGCGATCCTCCTGATCGAGGCCCTCAACAAGCCGGAGTCGCCGCTGTACCCACTGGTGAGCGCGCCCGCGGCGGTGGGGATCGTCGACAAGGTCAACGACGCGACCGGCCTCGGCAACGCGAAGTTCCTGATGGACCTGTACCACCTGTCCATGAACGGCGAGGACCTGCCGGCCGTGATCGAGGAGTTCACCCCGAGGACCGGCCACGTGCAGATCGCCGACAACCCGGGCCGCGGCGCGCCCGGTACCGGCTCACTCCCCCTCGAAGACCTCCTCGATCAGCTGAGGAAGGCGGGCTACGACGGCTGGGTCGGCCTCGAGTACAAGCCGGGGGACCGCCCGAGCGCCGAGGCCTTCGACTGGCTGCCCCGCTGA
- a CDS encoding response regulator transcription factor, with the protein MNAGGAVEIRRALVRLRRTTGLPVAFGGLVEPDRSRIRISELSGTATTSLLALAVTSGNGLGGKAVALARPCAVADYSMSRQISHEYDAAVAAEGLRSVLAVPVVVRRRVRGVLYGALRDARPLGDRTLTAAVDAARDVEQALVVDDEARDVLVAARAEPRRDDTSTWEQVREAHAALRALAPRIGDPALRADLLDACALLTPDAATAKGIALAPRELDVLACVAAGATNAATADRLGVRAETVKAYLRSAMRKLGARTRGEAVVAARRAGLLP; encoded by the coding sequence GTGAACGCGGGCGGAGCGGTGGAGATCCGGCGTGCACTCGTGCGGCTGCGGCGCACGACGGGGCTTCCGGTCGCCTTCGGCGGTCTGGTCGAGCCCGACCGGTCACGGATCCGGATCAGCGAACTGAGCGGCACGGCCACCACCTCGCTCCTCGCGCTCGCGGTGACCTCGGGCAACGGACTCGGCGGCAAGGCGGTCGCGCTGGCCCGCCCGTGCGCCGTGGCGGACTACTCCATGTCCCGCCAGATCAGCCATGAGTACGACGCCGCCGTCGCCGCCGAGGGGCTGCGCTCGGTGCTGGCCGTGCCGGTGGTCGTACGGCGCCGGGTGCGGGGTGTCCTGTACGGCGCTCTGCGGGACGCCCGGCCGCTCGGCGACCGCACGCTGACGGCGGCGGTGGACGCGGCGCGGGACGTGGAGCAGGCGCTGGTCGTCGACGACGAGGCGCGGGACGTGCTGGTGGCGGCGCGGGCCGAGCCGCGGCGCGACGACACCTCCACGTGGGAGCAGGTCCGGGAGGCGCACGCGGCGCTGCGGGCGCTGGCCCCGCGGATCGGCGACCCGGCGCTGCGGGCCGACCTGCTCGACGCCTGTGCGCTCCTGACCCCGGATGCCGCGACCGCGAAAGGCATCGCTCTGGCACCGCGCGAGCTGGACGTCCTGGCCTGCGTGGCGGCCGGGGCGACGAACGCCGCGACGGCGGACAGGCTGGGCGTGCGAGCCGAGACGGTCAAGGCGTACCTGCGGTCGGCCATGCGGAAACTCGGGGCCAGGACCCGTGGAGAGGCGGTGGTCGCCGCACGCCGGGCGGGACTGCTCCCGTGA
- the pucL gene encoding factor-independent urate hydroxylase has translation MPILGQNQYGKAENRVVKITRDGATHNIKDLNVSVSLSGDMDEVHYSGSNAHVLPTDTTKNTVYAFAKEHGIASAEQFGIHLARHFVTSQEPIRTARIRIEEYAWERIGTAGEGEHSFVRQGQETRLTQITYDGSSWEVVSGLKDLTVMNSTNSEFWGYVKDKYTTLPEAYDRILATEVSSRWRFNWSDDEQQTPDWETSYEQVKRHMLEAFAETYSLSLQQTLYQMGSRIIDHRAEIDEVRFSLPNKHHFLVDLEPFGLKNATEDGAVYFAADRPYGLIEATVLRDGCEPRIPVDLTNL, from the coding sequence ATGCCCATCCTGGGACAGAACCAGTACGGCAAGGCCGAGAACCGAGTCGTGAAGATCACGCGGGACGGCGCCACCCACAACATCAAGGACCTCAACGTCTCGGTGTCGCTGAGCGGCGACATGGACGAGGTCCACTACTCCGGCTCCAACGCCCACGTGCTGCCGACCGACACCACCAAAAACACGGTGTACGCGTTCGCCAAGGAGCACGGCATCGCATCCGCCGAGCAGTTCGGCATCCACCTCGCCCGGCACTTCGTCACCTCGCAGGAACCGATCAGGACCGCGCGAATCCGCATCGAGGAGTACGCCTGGGAGCGGATCGGGACGGCCGGCGAGGGCGAGCACTCCTTCGTCCGCCAGGGCCAGGAGACCCGCCTGACCCAGATCACCTACGACGGCTCCTCCTGGGAGGTCGTCTCCGGGCTCAAGGACCTGACCGTCATGAACTCGACCAACTCCGAGTTCTGGGGCTACGTCAAGGACAAGTACACGACCCTGCCCGAGGCGTACGACCGCATCCTGGCGACCGAGGTGTCCAGCCGCTGGCGCTTCAACTGGTCGGACGACGAGCAGCAGACGCCCGACTGGGAGACGTCCTACGAGCAGGTCAAAAGACACATGCTCGAGGCCTTCGCCGAGACGTACTCGCTCTCGCTCCAGCAGACCCTGTACCAGATGGGTTCGCGGATCATCGACCACCGGGCCGAGATCGACGAGGTCCGCTTCTCGCTGCCGAACAAGCACCATTTCCTCGTGGACCTGGAGCCGTTCGGACTGAAGAACGCCACCGAAGACGGCGCCGTCTACTTCGCCGCCGACCGGCCCTACGGCCTGATCGAGGCGACCGTCCTCCGGGACGGCTGCGAGCCGAGGATTCCCGTGGATCTCACCAACCTCTGA
- a CDS encoding AMP-binding protein, whose amino-acid sequence MTATEDFRGARDFLLQHREDYATAYEGFVWPRPQHFNWALDWFDVIAEGNDRTALHIVEEDGSEIRLSFAEMAERSNRVANLLRERGVEAEDRILVMLGNQAELWETALAAMKLRAVVIPATPLLGPADLRDRVERGRVRHVLVRAEDTGKFDEVSGDYTRTAVGGVPEGWQPYEDAYTASEEFLPDGPTLADDPLMLYFTSGTTARPKLVEHTHTSYPIGHLATMYWIGLEPGDVHLNISSPGWAKHAWSNLFAPWNAEATVFIHNYTRFDAGRLMSEMDRAGVTTFCAPPTVWRMLIQADLTQLRRKPREVVAAGEPLNPEVIEQVRRAWGITIRDGFGQTETAVQVSNSPGQVLKTGSMGRPSPGFKVELLDPVSGAPGAAEGEIALDLSARPVGLMTGYHGDPDRTAETMAGGYYRTGDVASRDEEGYLTYIGRSDDVFKASDYKISPFELESALLEHEAVAEAAVVPAPDELRLAVPKAYVVLAEGWEPGPDTAKVLFEHSRESLAPYKRIRRLEFAELPKTVSGKIRRIELREATAAGSDAEYREEDFR is encoded by the coding sequence ATGACGGCTACGGAGGACTTCCGCGGGGCGCGGGACTTCCTGCTTCAGCACCGCGAGGACTACGCGACGGCGTACGAGGGCTTCGTCTGGCCCCGCCCGCAGCACTTCAACTGGGCGCTCGACTGGTTCGACGTCATCGCCGAGGGCAACGACCGCACGGCCCTGCACATCGTCGAGGAGGACGGCAGTGAGATCCGCCTCTCCTTCGCCGAGATGGCCGAACGGTCCAACCGGGTCGCCAATCTGCTGCGCGAGCGCGGGGTGGAGGCCGAGGACCGGATCCTCGTCATGCTGGGCAACCAGGCAGAGCTGTGGGAGACGGCCCTCGCGGCCATGAAGCTGCGCGCCGTCGTCATCCCGGCGACCCCGCTGCTCGGCCCCGCCGACCTGCGCGACCGCGTCGAGCGCGGCCGGGTGCGACACGTGCTGGTGCGGGCCGAGGACACCGGCAAGTTCGACGAGGTGTCCGGCGACTACACGCGCACCGCCGTCGGCGGCGTACCGGAGGGCTGGCAGCCGTACGAGGACGCGTACACCGCCTCCGAGGAGTTCCTCCCCGACGGCCCGACCCTCGCCGACGACCCGCTGATGCTGTACTTCACCTCCGGTACGACGGCCCGCCCCAAGCTCGTCGAGCACACGCACACCTCGTACCCGATCGGGCACCTGGCGACCATGTACTGGATCGGCCTCGAGCCCGGCGACGTGCATCTGAACATCTCCTCGCCGGGCTGGGCCAAGCACGCCTGGTCCAACCTGTTCGCGCCGTGGAACGCGGAGGCGACCGTCTTCATCCACAACTACACGCGGTTCGACGCGGGCCGTCTGATGTCCGAGATGGACCGGGCGGGGGTCACGACCTTCTGCGCACCGCCGACCGTGTGGCGCATGCTCATCCAGGCCGACCTGACCCAGTTGCGCCGCAAGCCGCGCGAGGTGGTGGCCGCGGGCGAGCCGCTGAACCCCGAGGTCATCGAGCAGGTCCGACGGGCCTGGGGCATCACCATCCGGGACGGCTTCGGCCAGACCGAGACGGCCGTCCAGGTCTCCAACAGCCCTGGGCAGGTGCTGAAGACCGGTTCCATGGGCCGCCCGAGCCCCGGCTTCAAGGTGGAGCTCCTCGACCCGGTGTCCGGCGCGCCCGGGGCGGCCGAGGGCGAGATCGCGCTGGACCTGTCGGCCCGGCCGGTCGGCCTGATGACCGGCTACCACGGCGACCCGGACCGCACGGCGGAGACGATGGCGGGCGGTTACTACCGGACCGGCGACGTGGCGTCGAGGGACGAAGAGGGGTACCTGACCTACATCGGGCGCAGCGACGACGTCTTCAAGGCCTCCGACTACAAGATCAGCCCCTTCGAGCTGGAGAGCGCGCTCCTGGAACACGAAGCGGTGGCCGAGGCGGCCGTCGTACCGGCGCCGGACGAGCTGCGGCTCGCGGTCCCGAAGGCGTACGTCGTGCTGGCGGAGGGCTGGGAGCCCGGTCCCGACACCGCCAAGGTGCTGTTCGAGCACTCCCGGGAGTCGCTGGCGCCGTACAAGCGGATCCGGCGGCTGGAGTTCGCGGAGCTGCCCAAGACGGTGTCCGGCAAGATCCGGCGGATCGAACTGCGTGAGGCGACGGCGGCGGGGTCGGACGCCGAGTACCGCGAGGAGGACTTCCGGTGA
- a CDS encoding helix-turn-helix domain-containing protein — MGGEMLPPDEAGPDDVVLAWQGADVVAVRLPQLADSLDHILAAMERKQGKPLADLDRKAKQEVVRILEARGAFSVRHGVETVASALGVSRFTVYNYLNRDKA; from the coding sequence ATGGGCGGCGAGATGCTCCCGCCCGACGAGGCCGGTCCCGACGACGTCGTACTGGCCTGGCAGGGTGCCGACGTGGTCGCTGTACGACTGCCTCAGCTCGCGGACTCGCTCGACCACATCCTGGCCGCCATGGAGCGCAAGCAGGGCAAGCCGCTCGCGGACCTGGACCGCAAGGCCAAGCAGGAGGTCGTACGGATATTGGAGGCGCGTGGCGCCTTCTCCGTACGGCACGGCGTGGAGACCGTGGCGAGCGCGCTCGGGGTGAGCCGCTTCACGGTCTACAACTATCTGAACCGGGACAAAGCGTAG
- a CDS encoding 2-hydroxy-3-oxopropionate reductase: MSNLPKIAWIGLGIMGSPMSENLVKAGYDVTGFTLEQDKLDRLAAAGGTAAGSIAEAVRDADVIITMVPASPQVEAIAYGPGGILENARSGALLIDMSSITPQTSVDLAKAAEEKGIRVLDAPVSGGEAGAIEAVLSIMVGGEQADFDEAEPIFEALGKTIVLCGPHGSGQTVKAANQLIVAVNIQACAEAVVFLEKSGVDLKAALDVLGGGLAGSTVLTRKKDNFLQRDFKPGFRIDLHHKDMGIVTDAARNVGAALPVGAVVAQLVASLRTQGDGGLDHSALLRAVERLSGAQV; the protein is encoded by the coding sequence ATGAGCAACCTCCCCAAGATCGCCTGGATAGGTCTCGGCATCATGGGCTCCCCCATGTCCGAGAACCTGGTCAAGGCGGGTTACGACGTCACCGGCTTCACCCTCGAACAGGACAAGCTGGACCGGCTGGCCGCCGCCGGCGGCACCGCCGCCGGTTCGATCGCCGAGGCCGTGCGGGACGCCGACGTGATCATCACGATGGTGCCCGCCTCCCCGCAGGTCGAGGCCATCGCGTACGGCCCCGGGGGCATCCTGGAGAACGCCCGCTCCGGCGCCCTGCTGATCGACATGTCCTCGATCACCCCGCAGACCTCGGTCGACCTGGCGAAGGCGGCCGAGGAGAAGGGCATCCGCGTCCTGGACGCGCCCGTGTCCGGCGGTGAGGCCGGTGCGATCGAGGCCGTGCTGTCCATCATGGTCGGCGGTGAGCAGGCCGACTTCGACGAGGCCGAGCCGATCTTCGAAGCACTCGGCAAGACCATCGTGCTGTGCGGTCCGCACGGCTCGGGCCAGACCGTGAAGGCCGCGAACCAGCTGATCGTCGCCGTGAACATCCAGGCGTGCGCCGAGGCCGTGGTCTTCCTGGAGAAGTCGGGCGTGGACCTCAAGGCCGCCCTGGACGTCCTGGGCGGCGGTCTGGCCGGCTCGACCGTGCTGACCCGCAAGAAGGACAACTTCCTCCAGCGCGACTTCAAGCCGGGCTTCCGTATCGACCTGCACCACAAGGACATGGGCATCGTCACCGACGCCGCCCGCAACGTCGGCGCGGCCCTGCCCGTCGGCGCCGTGGTCGCCCAGCTGGTCGCCAGCCTGCGTACGCAGGGCGACGGGGGCCTGGACCACTCGGCGCTGCTGCGGGCCGTGGAGCGCCTGTCCGGCGCCCAGGTCTGA
- the gcl gene encoding glyoxylate carboligase, translating into MARMTAARAAVEILKREGVTDAFGVPGAAINPFYAALKASGGIHHTLARHVEGASHMAEGYTRTRAGNIGVCIGTSGPAGTDMITALYSATGDSVPILCITGQAPTAVIHKEDFQAVDIASIARPVTKMAVTVLEAAQVPGVFQQAFHLMRSARPGPVLIDLPIDVQLTEIEFDPETYQPLPVYKPAASRAQIEKALGLLNASERPLIVAGGGVINADAAELIVEFAELTGTPVVPTLMGWGVLPDDHELNAGMVGLQTSHRYGNATFLESDFVLGIGNRWANRHTGKLDVYTAGRTFVHVDVEPTQIGRIFAPDYGIASDAKAALELFVEVARELKAAGRLPDRSDWAASAQEKKATLQRRTHFDDIPIKPQRVYEEMNKAFGPETRYVSTIGLSQIAGAQMLHVFRPRHWINCGQAGPLGWTIPAALGVAKADPEAQVVALSGDYDFQFLIEELAVGAQHRIPYIHVLVNNSYLGLIRQAQRAFDLDFQVNLEFENVNSPELGVYGVDHVKVAEGLGCKAIRVTDPAELGATLEQAKKLAAEFQVPVVVEAILERVTNISMSTTNDIGNVVEFEEIATEPAHAPTSIKPLKV; encoded by the coding sequence ATGGCTCGCATGACCGCTGCCCGCGCGGCAGTTGAGATCCTCAAGCGCGAAGGTGTCACGGACGCGTTCGGTGTCCCCGGCGCGGCGATCAACCCCTTCTACGCGGCGCTCAAGGCCTCCGGGGGTATCCACCACACCCTCGCCCGCCATGTGGAGGGCGCCTCGCACATGGCCGAGGGCTACACCCGCACCCGGGCGGGCAACATCGGTGTCTGCATCGGCACGTCGGGACCCGCCGGCACCGACATGATCACCGCCCTGTACTCCGCGACCGGCGACTCCGTCCCGATCCTGTGCATCACGGGCCAGGCCCCGACCGCCGTGATCCACAAGGAGGACTTCCAGGCCGTCGACATCGCCTCCATCGCGCGGCCGGTGACGAAGATGGCGGTCACCGTCCTGGAGGCGGCCCAGGTCCCCGGTGTCTTCCAGCAGGCCTTCCACCTCATGCGCTCCGCCCGCCCCGGCCCCGTCCTCATCGACCTGCCGATCGACGTCCAGCTGACGGAGATCGAATTCGACCCGGAGACGTACCAGCCGCTCCCGGTCTACAAGCCGGCCGCGAGCCGCGCGCAGATCGAGAAGGCGCTGGGTCTGCTCAATGCGTCCGAGCGCCCGCTGATCGTCGCCGGTGGTGGTGTCATCAACGCCGACGCCGCCGAACTCATCGTCGAGTTCGCCGAGTTGACCGGCACACCGGTCGTCCCGACGCTCATGGGCTGGGGCGTCCTGCCCGACGACCACGAACTCAACGCCGGCATGGTGGGCCTGCAGACCTCGCACCGCTACGGCAACGCCACCTTCCTGGAGTCCGACTTCGTCCTCGGCATCGGCAACCGCTGGGCCAACCGCCACACCGGCAAGCTGGACGTCTACACGGCGGGCCGGACGTTCGTCCACGTCGACGTCGAGCCGACCCAGATCGGCAGGATCTTCGCGCCGGACTACGGCATCGCCTCCGACGCCAAGGCGGCCCTGGAGCTCTTCGTCGAGGTGGCAAGGGAGTTGAAGGCGGCGGGCAGGCTCCCCGACCGTTCGGACTGGGCGGCCTCCGCGCAGGAGAAGAAGGCGACCCTCCAGCGCCGTACGCACTTCGACGACATCCCGATCAAGCCGCAGCGTGTCTACGAGGAGATGAACAAGGCCTTCGGCCCCGAGACCCGGTACGTTTCCACAATCGGCCTCTCCCAGATCGCCGGCGCCCAGATGCTGCACGTCTTCAGGCCGCGCCACTGGATCAACTGCGGCCAGGCGGGTCCGCTCGGCTGGACGATCCCGGCCGCGCTGGGCGTTGCCAAGGCCGACCCTGAGGCGCAGGTCGTCGCGCTCTCCGGTGACTACGACTTCCAGTTCCTGATCGAGGAGTTGGCCGTCGGGGCCCAGCACAGGATTCCGTACATCCACGTTCTCGTGAACAACTCCTACCTGGGCCTGATCCGCCAGGCCCAGCGCGCCTTCGACCTCGACTTCCAGGTCAACCTGGAGTTCGAGAACGTCAACTCCCCGGAACTGGGCGTCTACGGCGTCGACCACGTCAAGGTCGCCGAGGGTCTCGGCTGCAAGGCGATCCGGGTGACCGATCCGGCGGAACTGGGCGCGACCCTGGAGCAGGCGAAGAAGCTCGCCGCCGAGTTCCAGGTCCCGGTCGTCGTCGAGGCCATCCTGGAGCGGGTCACCAACATCTCGATGTCGACGACGAACGACATCGGCAACGTGGTCGAGTTCGAGGAGATCGCGACGGAGCCGGCTCACGCGCCGACGTCGATCAAGCCGCTCAAGGTCTGA
- the uraD gene encoding 2-oxo-4-hydroxy-4-carboxy-5-ureidoimidazoline decarboxylase yields the protein MTSTSTSPGLARFNVLEEHAAHAVLLEACASTAWARRLLAARPYATAEDLYATSDAAMAELTPDDLAEAMAGHPPIGRPKPGDPASAREQRGMAGASEELKAEMLELNLAYQERFGHVFLICATGRTGEQMRDAVRERIGNAPEREREIVRTELGKINRIRLARIVEEDA from the coding sequence GTGACTTCGACTTCCACGTCCCCCGGCCTGGCCCGGTTCAACGTCCTGGAGGAGCACGCGGCCCACGCGGTGCTCCTCGAGGCGTGTGCCTCCACGGCGTGGGCTCGGCGTCTGCTCGCCGCCCGCCCCTACGCGACCGCGGAGGACCTCTACGCCACCAGCGACGCCGCCATGGCCGAGCTGACCCCCGACGACCTCGCCGAGGCGATGGCCGGCCACCCGCCGATCGGCCGCCCCAAGCCGGGCGACCCGGCCTCGGCCCGCGAGCAGCGCGGCATGGCAGGCGCCTCCGAGGAGCTCAAGGCGGAGATGCTCGAACTGAATCTGGCGTACCAGGAGAGGTTCGGCCATGTCTTCCTGATCTGCGCGACCGGCCGTACCGGCGAGCAGATGCGCGACGCGGTCAGGGAGCGGATCGGCAACGCGCCGGAGCGGGAACGCGAGATCGTCCGCACCGAGCTGGGCAAGATCAACCGTATCCGGCTCGCCCGCATCGTCGAAGAGGACGCCTGA
- the uraH gene encoding hydroxyisourate hydrolase yields MSTSTTASVSTHILDTSVGRPAGGVAVRLSARPGREAEWQALGGSATDADGRCKDLPVLPEGTTHVRLDFEVEPYFLKKQADAQQDAPANRDSGATGVFFPEVAITFAVNPGEHYHVPLLLNPFGYSVYRGS; encoded by the coding sequence ATGAGTACGAGCACCACCGCCTCCGTGTCCACGCACATCCTGGACACCAGCGTCGGCCGCCCCGCCGGGGGAGTCGCCGTCCGGCTCTCCGCCCGCCCCGGGCGCGAGGCGGAGTGGCAGGCGCTCGGCGGCTCGGCGACCGACGCGGACGGGCGGTGCAAGGACCTGCCGGTGCTGCCGGAGGGGACCACCCACGTACGGCTCGACTTCGAGGTCGAACCGTACTTCTTGAAGAAGCAAGCCGATGCGCAGCAGGACGCCCCCGCGAATCGGGACAGCGGTGCGACCGGAGTGTTCTTCCCCGAGGTGGCGATCACCTTCGCCGTGAACCCCGGGGAGCACTACCACGTACCGCTGCTGCTCAACCCGTTCGGCTACTCCGTTTACCGAGGGAGCTAG
- a CDS encoding AMP-binding protein, with product MNSHTHGVSTTQLLGDTIGDNLDRAVATWPEREALVDVPSGRRWTYARFGADVDELASALLASGVAKGDRVGIWAVNCPEWVLVQYATARIGAVMVNINPAYRTHEVEYVLNQAGVSLLFASLSHKSSDYRAMVDEVRGRCRELREVVYFGHPSWGELLGRGGRDAAYPELSCDDPINIQYTSGTTGFPKGATLSHHNILNNGYFVGELIDYSEQDRVCVPVPFYHCFGMVMGNLAATSHGACVVIPAPSFDPAATLRAVQQERCTSLYGVPTMFIAELNLPDFATYDLSSLRTGIMAGSPCPVEVMKRVVAEMHMAEVSICYGMTETSPVSLQTRRDDDLEHRTGTVGRVLPHIEVKVVDPATGVTQPRGRAGELCTRGYSVMLGYWNEPEKTAEAVDAGRWMHTGDLATMREDGYVEIVGRIKDMIIRGGENIYPREIEEFLYGHPKIADVQVVGVPHERYGEEVLACVIPRDPAHPPTLEDLRGFCEGRLAHYKIPSRLRILDAFPMTVSGKVRKVELRETYAQE from the coding sequence GTGAACTCGCACACGCACGGTGTGAGCACGACGCAGCTGCTCGGCGACACCATCGGCGACAACCTGGACCGGGCCGTGGCCACCTGGCCGGAGCGCGAGGCGCTCGTCGACGTGCCGTCCGGGCGGCGTTGGACGTACGCCCGATTCGGCGCCGATGTCGATGAGTTGGCGTCCGCGCTGCTCGCCTCCGGGGTCGCCAAGGGCGACCGGGTGGGGATCTGGGCGGTCAACTGCCCCGAGTGGGTGCTCGTGCAGTACGCCACCGCGCGGATCGGCGCGGTCATGGTGAACATCAACCCGGCGTACCGCACCCACGAGGTCGAGTACGTCCTCAACCAGGCCGGGGTCTCCCTGCTGTTCGCCTCGCTCAGCCACAAGAGCAGCGACTACCGGGCGATGGTCGACGAAGTGCGCGGCAGGTGCAGGGAGTTGCGGGAGGTCGTGTACTTCGGCCACCCGAGCTGGGGGGAGTTGCTGGGGCGCGGCGGCCGTGACGCGGCGTACCCGGAACTGTCCTGCGACGACCCGATCAACATCCAGTACACCTCGGGCACGACGGGCTTCCCCAAGGGGGCCACCCTCTCCCACCACAACATCCTCAACAACGGTTACTTCGTGGGCGAGTTGATCGACTACAGCGAGCAGGACCGGGTCTGCGTCCCGGTGCCCTTCTACCACTGCTTCGGCATGGTGATGGGCAACCTGGCGGCGACCTCGCACGGCGCCTGCGTGGTCATCCCGGCCCCGTCCTTCGACCCGGCGGCGACCCTGCGCGCGGTCCAGCAGGAGCGCTGCACCTCGCTCTACGGCGTTCCGACCATGTTCATCGCCGAGTTGAACCTCCCCGACTTCGCGACGTACGACCTCTCCTCCCTGCGCACCGGCATCATGGCGGGCTCGCCCTGCCCGGTGGAGGTGATGAAGCGGGTGGTCGCCGAGATGCACATGGCGGAGGTGTCCATCTGCTACGGCATGACCGAGACGTCCCCGGTGTCCTTGCAGACCCGCAGGGACGACGACCTCGAGCACCGGACCGGCACGGTCGGCCGCGTCCTGCCGCACATCGAGGTCAAGGTCGTCGACCCGGCGACCGGGGTCACCCAACCACGTGGCAGGGCAGGGGAGTTGTGCACGCGCGGCTACAGCGTGATGCTCGGCTACTGGAACGAGCCCGAGAAGACGGCGGAGGCCGTGGACGCCGGACGCTGGATGCACACCGGTGACCTGGCGACGATGCGCGAGGACGGCTACGTCGAGATCGTCGGCCGCATCAAGGACATGATCATCCGGGGTGGCGAGAACATCTACCCGCGCGAGATCGAGGAGTTCCTCTACGGTCACCCGAAGATCGCGGACGTCCAGGTCGTCGGCGTTCCTCATGAGCGCTACGGCGAGGAGGTGCTGGCCTGCGTCATCCCACGGGACCCGGCGCACCCGCCGACCCTGGAGGATCTGCGCGGGTTCTGCGAGGGTCGGCTGGCCCACTACAAGATCCCGAGCCGGCTGAGGATCCTCGACGCCTTCCCGATGACGGTGTCCGGGAAGGTGCGCAAGGTCGAACTGCGGGAGACGTACGCGCAGGAGTGA